A single Bacillus sp. HMF5848 DNA region contains:
- a CDS encoding polyphosphate kinase 2 family protein, with product MGKRLDAVDLSLHIETKEDYKSKLKKAQNELLHLQQDIFQQNIPCIFVFEGWDAAGKGGAIKRITEKIDPRGFQVHPIAAPTSEEQQFHYLHRFWKRLPPHGQIALFDRSWYGRVLVERIEGFATKDEWQRGYDEINQFEKLLHDDGYVIHKFWFHISKVEQHKRFIKRQHHPLKRWKLTDEDWRNREKWDEYEVAVEDMLEKTDTSYAPWTIIEGNDKWHARLKTLNVVIEAMKSHLQKNSAIQGIIDQNNYINQ from the coding sequence GTGGGGAAACGATTAGATGCGGTTGATTTATCTTTACACATTGAAACTAAAGAAGATTATAAAAGCAAATTAAAAAAGGCTCAAAACGAGCTATTACATCTACAGCAAGACATCTTTCAACAAAACATTCCTTGCATCTTCGTCTTTGAAGGCTGGGATGCTGCTGGTAAAGGCGGCGCTATTAAGCGCATTACCGAAAAAATAGACCCACGAGGATTTCAAGTACATCCCATTGCTGCTCCTACATCAGAAGAACAACAGTTTCACTATTTGCACCGCTTTTGGAAGCGCCTTCCTCCCCATGGCCAAATAGCTTTATTTGATCGGTCATGGTATGGTAGAGTGCTAGTAGAAAGAATAGAAGGCTTTGCTACAAAGGACGAATGGCAACGAGGTTACGATGAAATCAACCAGTTTGAAAAATTGCTACATGACGATGGCTATGTCATTCATAAATTTTGGTTTCACATTAGCAAAGTCGAACAGCATAAGCGTTTCATAAAGCGGCAACATCATCCCTTAAAGCGCTGGAAGCTCACTGATGAGGATTGGCGAAATCGCGAAAAATGGGATGAGTACGAAGTCGCGGTAGAAGACATGCTCGAGAAAACCGACACATCATACGCTCCATGGACTATTATAGAAGGTAACGACAAATGGCATGCACGACTCAAAACACTGAATGTTGTGATAGAAGCGATGAAAAGTCATTTACAAAAAAACTCAGCAATTCAAGGTATCATTGATCAAAATAACTATATTAACCAGTAA
- a CDS encoding TRM11 family methyltransferase — protein sequence MYKLNDTIIEATTYIYTYSYHDEERALCHLEMRSMFGVKNRTNIVEHSIKIDPSRSPFIKERIEVIFKVDTLEELLEKVHLLPPFKSSFKVIVIRHDKDKIDFEERRSIEREVGLRIPGTADLHNPDIMLAIMRVNEQWIFGYYEENKSIWYLHQKKPHQYSTALSTRVARAVVNIAVPELEDVKVIDPCCGIGTVLVEALSMGIDIVGGDSNPLVMKGARENIAHFGYNGQVILRDIREVTESYDVAIIDMPYNLCSVITDEEQLELLQSARRFARRVVIVTIEQIDSIVQDAGFTIVDRCEVSKGTFTRQILVCE from the coding sequence ATGTATAAATTGAATGATACAATCATAGAAGCCACCACATATATATATACATATTCTTATCATGATGAAGAACGAGCTTTGTGCCATTTAGAAATGCGATCAATGTTTGGGGTGAAAAATAGAACAAATATTGTCGAACATTCAATAAAAATCGATCCTAGCCGAAGCCCGTTTATAAAAGAGAGAATTGAAGTAATCTTTAAGGTTGATACGCTTGAGGAGCTTTTAGAAAAAGTTCATCTACTACCACCATTTAAGTCCAGTTTCAAAGTTATCGTTATAAGACATGACAAAGATAAAATTGATTTTGAGGAAAGACGTAGCATTGAACGTGAGGTTGGTCTGCGGATACCAGGAACCGCTGACCTCCATAATCCCGATATAATGTTAGCGATTATGAGGGTAAATGAACAATGGATTTTTGGGTATTACGAGGAAAATAAAAGTATTTGGTATCTTCATCAAAAGAAACCTCATCAATATTCAACTGCGTTAAGCACGAGAGTAGCAAGAGCTGTAGTTAATATTGCTGTGCCAGAACTTGAAGATGTGAAAGTGATAGATCCGTGCTGTGGCATTGGGACAGTTTTAGTAGAGGCTTTATCAATGGGAATTGACATTGTTGGTGGTGATAGCAACCCACTTGTTATGAAAGGGGCACGTGAAAACATTGCTCATTTCGGATATAACGGACAAGTTATTTTAAGAGATATTCGCGAAGTGACTGAATCGTATGATGTAGCAATTATTGATATGCCGTACAATCTTTGCTCCGTTATAACAGACGAAGAACAGCTTGAATTGCTACAAAGTGCACGGCGGTTTGCACGACGAGTGGTGATTGTCACGATTGAACAGATCGACAGCATTGTCCAAGATGCTGGTTTTACCATTGTCGACCGATGTGAAGTTTCGAAGGGGACCTTTACACGACAAATACTCGTCTGTGAGTGA
- a CDS encoding VanW family protein — translation MRLSEIHPVIYHARIEQKRLFRYVKNMKDRKHFAKSFSDTSLSFTCKKHQSLLRRKLGDSDPQLQENKITNITLASSKIDGIIIQPGQIFSFWELVGRTSKSKGYIEGMLLSMGEVKRGVGGGICQLANLLFWMALHTPLEVKERYHHSFDPFPDEGRVLPFGTGAGVFYNYVDLQFHNSTKQSFQIKVWLTDVHLKGTILTDKEWPLSYHIEERNHAFIKKAEKNYRKNEIWRKTIDKRTGNCIKENMLFKNFSEVKYEL, via the coding sequence GTGCGTTTATCAGAGATACATCCCGTCATATATCATGCGCGTATTGAACAAAAGCGACTATTTCGATATGTTAAAAATATGAAAGACAGAAAGCATTTTGCGAAAAGCTTTAGTGATACGTCACTTTCATTTACATGTAAAAAGCATCAGTCATTATTACGACGAAAACTAGGTGATAGTGATCCGCAGCTTCAAGAAAACAAAATTACGAATATAACGTTAGCATCAAGTAAGATTGATGGCATTATTATTCAACCAGGACAGATTTTCTCGTTTTGGGAGCTTGTAGGGCGAACTAGTAAATCAAAAGGATATATAGAAGGAATGCTGCTCTCCATGGGGGAGGTTAAAAGAGGAGTTGGTGGGGGGATTTGTCAGCTCGCAAATCTGCTATTTTGGATGGCACTACATACACCGCTAGAGGTGAAAGAAAGATATCACCACAGCTTTGATCCATTTCCAGATGAAGGGCGAGTGCTTCCGTTTGGGACTGGAGCAGGTGTTTTCTATAATTATGTCGACCTTCAATTCCACAATTCAACTAAGCAATCTTTTCAAATAAAAGTATGGCTGACTGATGTACATTTAAAAGGTACGATTCTGACTGATAAGGAATGGCCATTGTCGTATCACATAGAAGAAAGAAATCATGCATTTATAAAAAAGGCAGAGAAAAACTATCGTAAAAATGAAATTTGGCGTAAAACAATCGATAAACGAACAGGGAATTGTATAAAAGAAAACATGTTATTCAAGAACTTTTCTGAAGTAAAATATGAACTTTAG
- a CDS encoding alpha/beta fold hydrolase, translated as MMQEHIVQLKDAQLHVTQYSEAGEPVFLLHPGGFNGFIWSKVIPYLKNHFMVYTVDFRGHGRSPYTKSGYEMENQANDLIAIMDELNLDRVHMVGNSLGTDVAVHAAAMYSDRVKSLVNIDAGMLNFIGEHGEMDGTKEEWLKKAREKQIIEFDSRSDFKQFIAEVFGEFGDEYVQLCGEHVLLRTLSNGKLTHMMPSECYEQLMEAWCDIHFESCYPSVKCPVLFLPAEREPKLAEKLVMVEHYKQYLSDCEVVIIEGMTHIPLTSHASELSHVIRKFFNRIS; from the coding sequence ATGATGCAAGAACATATAGTTCAATTGAAAGATGCACAGTTACACGTAACACAGTATAGCGAGGCAGGGGAGCCGGTGTTTCTTCTGCATCCAGGTGGATTCAATGGGTTTATTTGGAGTAAAGTAATCCCGTATCTTAAAAATCATTTTATGGTGTATACGGTAGATTTTAGAGGCCATGGGCGCTCGCCTTATACGAAAAGTGGCTATGAGATGGAAAATCAAGCAAACGATTTGATTGCGATAATGGATGAATTGAATTTAGATAGGGTACATATGGTTGGGAATTCACTAGGAACAGATGTTGCAGTACATGCAGCGGCGATGTATTCAGATCGTGTAAAGTCCTTAGTAAATATAGATGCAGGGATGTTAAACTTCATTGGTGAACATGGTGAGATGGATGGGACTAAGGAAGAGTGGCTTAAGAAAGCACGAGAAAAACAAATCATCGAATTCGACTCGCGAAGTGATTTTAAGCAGTTCATCGCAGAGGTCTTCGGTGAATTTGGTGATGAGTATGTGCAGCTATGTGGTGAACATGTACTTTTAAGAACTTTATCGAATGGTAAGCTAACACATATGATGCCTTCTGAATGTTATGAGCAATTAATGGAGGCGTGGTGTGACATTCATTTTGAGAGCTGCTATCCTTCTGTAAAGTGTCCTGTGCTGTTTTTACCAGCAGAGAGAGAACCTAAGCTAGCGGAAAAGCTTGTGATGGTGGAACACTATAAGCAGTATCTTTCAGACTGCGAGGTCGTCATAATAGAAGGGATGACACACATTCCTTTAACAAGTCATGCATCAGAATTAAGTCATGTTATAAGAAAATTTTTCAATCGAATAAGCTAG
- a CDS encoding DUF3231 family protein: MATNHIDMTATEMGYLWSTYQAETLNYCMLTYFNSIAEDPEIKQLNASTLQSCKNNINRLKEIFGGDTFPIPVGFGDNDLIQNSERLYTDPFILYFQWFIGKGNLNYSSKAINTIARDDVFSFYEDFSLESLKLLKNARQTLLSKGLWIRAPYIPIPESIDYVKKESFLNGWFGDERPLAGIEIASIFYNIITNTLGLSLMQSFAQVTHKGDVHKYIMRGKAIAEKHIDALSTLLQKENIPTPTTWNAGVTASTESPFSEKLMLYLVSFLNAQGISNYGDATSTIIRRDVGLAFSRLAAEIAAFAEDGTELLISKGWMEMPPQAKKKLK; the protein is encoded by the coding sequence GTGGCAACCAATCATATTGATATGACAGCAACGGAGATGGGGTATTTATGGTCCACATATCAGGCTGAAACATTAAATTATTGCATGTTAACATATTTCAACAGTATTGCAGAGGATCCTGAAATAAAACAGTTAAATGCATCTACACTACAATCATGTAAAAATAATATTAATCGTTTAAAAGAGATATTTGGAGGTGACACCTTTCCCATTCCAGTCGGATTTGGTGATAATGATTTGATTCAAAATTCCGAGAGGTTATATACTGACCCGTTTATATTATATTTTCAATGGTTTATAGGAAAAGGTAATCTCAATTACAGTTCAAAAGCCATTAATACAATTGCTAGAGATGATGTATTTTCTTTTTATGAAGACTTTTCTTTAGAATCCTTAAAATTACTAAAGAATGCGCGACAGACACTTTTATCAAAGGGACTTTGGATACGTGCACCATACATTCCGATTCCAGAATCAATTGATTATGTTAAAAAAGAGAGTTTTCTAAATGGGTGGTTTGGTGATGAGCGACCTCTTGCTGGTATTGAGATAGCAAGTATATTCTACAATATAATCACCAATACGTTAGGCTTGTCTTTAATGCAAAGCTTTGCACAAGTAACTCATAAAGGTGACGTCCACAAATATATAATGAGAGGAAAAGCTATTGCAGAGAAGCACATAGATGCATTATCGACATTGCTTCAAAAAGAAAATATTCCTACACCCACTACATGGAATGCTGGAGTGACAGCTTCCACAGAATCACCTTTTTCTGAAAAATTAATGCTATATTTAGTAAGCTTTTTAAATGCCCAAGGTATAAGTAACTATGGTGATGCTACATCCACCATTATTAGGCGAGATGTGGGACTTGCATTTTCGAGATTAGCGGCAGAAATTGCAGCGTTTGCCGAGGATGGTACGGAGCTATTAATTAGTAAAGGTTGGATGGAAATGCCCCCTCAAGCTAAGAAAAAGTTGAAATAA
- a CDS encoding cytochrome b5 domain-containing protein, whose translation MQNVALLRLQLNHHVTQARQDIYTLSMLQDNSMKQRVLQRLWDHISSIHFISELLANQAQHNYYVSPMQTQLPAQPYSADQSYMPPITPSPEPTVSLPASRTFTIEELARFDGKNGRAAYVAVDGVVYDVTNNRAWAAATHFALTAGKEHTEEFASCHAGQRYILESLPVVGRLI comes from the coding sequence ATGCAAAACGTTGCTTTGTTGAGGTTGCAACTGAACCATCATGTAACACAGGCACGTCAAGATATCTATACCTTATCCATGCTTCAGGATAACTCGATGAAACAGAGAGTGCTACAACGCTTATGGGATCATATTTCATCGATTCACTTTATAAGTGAGTTACTAGCCAATCAGGCTCAACATAATTATTATGTGTCACCAATGCAAACACAACTCCCTGCACAACCTTACAGTGCAGATCAGTCATACATGCCACCAATCACTCCATCACCGGAACCAACCGTTTCACTACCTGCTTCCCGTACTTTTACAATAGAAGAATTGGCGCGATTTGATGGGAAAAATGGGAGAGCTGCCTATGTGGCGGTAGATGGGGTTGTGTACGATGTGACAAACAACCGGGCTTGGGCCGCTGCTACACATTTTGCCTTAACGGCTGGCAAAGAGCATACGGAGGAATTTGCGTCTTGCCATGCGGGACAACGCTATATTTTAGAATCACTACCTGTAGTAGGGAGGTTAATATAA
- a CDS encoding hydrogenase small subunit, producing MGRTILPPESMTNEAIAERLTTKARNSLERGVIRKKNLVYLELNGCSGNIISFLNGDNPDFSYMLQSMVNLQYSNSLMAAEGEQAIERLMSMLDEEYILAVEGAVALKNNGLYNIIGSWKGRPFTGLEAVTLLSEKATHILAVGACATHGGVSAAKPNPSESVGLDRVLPNKKIIKLPGCPVHPDWFLGTLAHLLLYGQPDTDNLGRPLMFYSTLIHDRCPRRPFFDRGIFAEKLGDKECLFKLGCRGPVTRVDCPTRQWNGHVNWPIGDNTPCIGCAQFGFPDAMAPFISYDTTRVVTDE from the coding sequence ATGGGTAGAACTATTTTACCTCCAGAGTCTATGACAAATGAAGCTATTGCAGAAAGATTAACAACAAAAGCTAGAAATAGCTTAGAGAGAGGAGTTATTCGTAAAAAAAATCTAGTGTATTTAGAGTTAAACGGGTGTTCAGGTAATATTATCTCTTTTTTAAACGGAGACAATCCTGATTTTTCATATATGCTACAATCCATGGTTAATCTTCAATATAGCAACAGCTTAATGGCTGCTGAAGGAGAACAAGCTATTGAGAGGCTAATGAGTATGTTAGATGAAGAATATATATTAGCTGTGGAGGGGGCAGTGGCTCTCAAAAACAATGGTTTATATAACATAATAGGCAGCTGGAAAGGGAGACCCTTTACTGGGCTTGAAGCGGTAACATTGTTAAGTGAAAAAGCAACACACATTTTAGCAGTAGGGGCGTGTGCTACGCATGGTGGTGTGTCGGCGGCTAAGCCCAATCCCTCTGAATCAGTAGGGCTTGATCGAGTTCTTCCGAATAAAAAAATAATTAAGCTTCCAGGCTGTCCTGTTCATCCGGATTGGTTCTTAGGAACGCTAGCACACCTTTTGTTATATGGACAACCGGACACTGACAACTTAGGTAGACCTTTAATGTTTTACAGTACTCTTATACACGATCGATGCCCAAGGCGACCTTTTTTTGACCGGGGTATATTCGCAGAGAAGCTAGGTGATAAGGAATGTCTGTTTAAGCTTGGCTGCAGAGGGCCTGTTACGAGAGTAGACTGCCCAACTAGACAATGGAATGGTCATGTGAATTGGCCGATTGGCGATAACACCCCATGTATTGGATGCGCGCAGTTTGGGTTCCCAGATGCGATGGCTCCTTTTATAAGCTATGACACAACAAGGGTGGTGACTGATGAGTAG
- a CDS encoding nickel-dependent hydrogenase large subunit, giving the protein MSRRIVINPLTRISGFMEIEVMVDNNEIVDAKTKGHLFRGFEQMLVGRSPFDAVYFTQRICGICSAAHSMASSLALEDALNIEPMEQGRYLRDIIHCCEFLQNHIRHFYQYTVPDYVDIEHNPLFQSEHADFRLPKPIQDRIAKNYFESLAISRSAHQMLAVLGGKAPHNHGVFIGGITTQATAEKIVHLDSILQKISVFINENMIPDVYDIAAYYPEYYHIGGGYGNLLTYGSFNNYKDLGTLYVDPLVLTGGVVEKFDDTDIQEKIEYAWFEAKDTMYHPSEVVPEPDMDKEKAYSWVKAPRYKNLPFEVGPLARLILSGAYEFRVSAMDRTIARALEAKKIAEVMGVLLKHVEPGVDVQRKYDLPEEAVGKGLVDTTRGALGHWLKIRDQKLSFYQIITPSSWDFSTRDDLGYRGVAEEALIGMKINDPENPAEIGRVLRSFDPCMSCATHIYSLGKKVKTIKVF; this is encoded by the coding sequence ATGAGTAGGAGAATTGTTATAAATCCACTGACCCGTATTAGCGGCTTTATGGAAATAGAAGTGATGGTAGACAATAATGAGATTGTGGATGCCAAAACAAAGGGGCATTTATTTAGAGGGTTTGAGCAAATGTTAGTAGGGAGAAGTCCTTTTGATGCCGTTTATTTTACACAACGTATATGTGGTATTTGTTCAGCTGCTCATTCTATGGCATCATCGTTAGCTTTAGAAGATGCCTTGAATATTGAGCCGATGGAACAAGGAAGGTATTTACGAGACATTATTCATTGCTGTGAATTTTTACAAAATCATATCCGCCATTTTTATCAATATACTGTACCAGACTATGTAGATATAGAACACAATCCTCTATTCCAATCTGAACATGCCGATTTTCGTCTGCCGAAACCCATTCAAGACAGAATTGCAAAAAACTACTTTGAATCTCTTGCCATTAGTCGCTCGGCTCATCAGATGCTGGCTGTATTGGGAGGAAAAGCTCCTCACAACCATGGGGTTTTTATTGGTGGTATTACCACGCAGGCAACAGCAGAAAAAATAGTACATCTTGACTCTATTTTACAGAAAATCTCTGTTTTTATTAATGAAAACATGATTCCTGATGTATACGATATCGCTGCTTATTATCCAGAGTACTATCATATCGGCGGAGGCTATGGAAATCTGTTAACTTACGGATCTTTTAATAATTATAAAGATTTAGGGACATTGTATGTGGATCCATTAGTACTAACTGGTGGAGTTGTTGAAAAGTTTGATGACACAGATATTCAAGAAAAAATAGAATATGCATGGTTCGAAGCGAAAGATACAATGTATCACCCTAGTGAAGTAGTGCCTGAGCCAGATATGGACAAAGAAAAAGCATATTCTTGGGTTAAAGCACCAAGATATAAAAACCTTCCATTTGAGGTAGGACCGTTAGCTAGGTTAATATTGAGCGGAGCCTATGAGTTTCGCGTTTCTGCAATGGATCGGACAATTGCGAGAGCACTCGAAGCAAAGAAAATCGCAGAGGTTATGGGTGTTTTATTAAAACATGTAGAACCAGGTGTAGATGTTCAACGGAAGTATGATCTACCAGAGGAAGCTGTTGGGAAAGGATTAGTTGACACTACAAGAGGGGCTTTGGGACATTGGCTAAAAATACGTGACCAAAAGTTATCATTTTATCAGATTATTACTCCTTCATCATGGGATTTCTCAACGCGAGACGACTTGGGGTATAGAGGGGTTGCTGAAGAAGCTTTAATAGGGATGAAGATTAATGACCCCGAAAATCCTGCGGAGATTGGAAGGGTATTGAGGTCTTTTGATCCTTGTATGTCATGTGCTACTCATATTTATAGTCTTGGGAAAAAAGTAAAGACAATAAAGGTGTTTTAA
- a CDS encoding hydrogenase maturation protease, whose translation MKKIVVIGIGNQLMMDDGIGNYVVMELAKDNTMNNVEHIIGESDIDYCLERMEGATKVIIIDAICTNKTPGDVSVFPIENFLEQTFLSISAHDEHLFHMLKLKKDTVKGYVIGIEPAELQFNLGLSEILSERWNVIIGDVKKAIYTLI comes from the coding sequence ATGAAGAAGATTGTTGTAATCGGTATAGGAAATCAATTAATGATGGATGACGGTATTGGCAATTATGTCGTCATGGAGCTAGCAAAAGATAATACGATGAATAATGTTGAACATATAATTGGGGAGTCTGATATAGACTATTGTCTTGAGAGGATGGAAGGGGCTACTAAGGTGATAATAATTGATGCAATATGTACCAACAAGACACCAGGAGATGTATCTGTCTTTCCTATTGAGAATTTTCTAGAGCAGACATTTTTGAGTATCTCCGCTCATGATGAGCATTTATTTCATATGTTAAAACTAAAAAAAGATACGGTTAAAGGTTATGTTATAGGAATTGAACCAGCTGAATTACAATTTAACCTTGGTTTAAGTGAAATCTTATCGGAAAGATGGAATGTAATCATCGGTGATGTCAAAAAAGCTATTTATACATTAATATAA
- a CDS encoding YjcZ family sporulation protein: protein MGATGGYGAGFALIVVLFILLIIVGAAYVGYGY, encoded by the coding sequence ATGGGTGCAACTGGAGGTTATGGAGCAGGCTTTGCTCTAATCGTTGTATTGTTTATCCTATTAATCATTGTAGGAGCAGCGTATGTTGGTTATGGCTACTAA
- a CDS encoding sodium:alanine symporter family protein: MEAVVNWLNSVLWSSWVIYTCLGLGLIFSILTRFLQVRHIKEMVRLMFKGKSSDAGVSSFQALALALSGRVGTGNIAGTATAIAFGGPGAVFWMWAIAFIGASSAFIESTLAQIYKVKQNGVYRGGPAYYIEKGIGWKWYSTLFAFSALIAMSLLMPGIQSNSIALGLENAFGVKPIYTAVVLVVLLGIIIIGGVKRIATVAQYVVPFMALGYILMSLFIIGSNIAQLPAVFSLILKSAFALDSAFGGMVGMAVAWGVKRGIYSNEAGQGTGPHAAAAAEVSHPAKQGLVQAFSVYIDTLLVCSATAFMILFTGMYNTEAPDGSFLVNNLPGVEAGPAYTQAAIETFLPGFGAGFVAVALFFFAFTTIMAYYYIAETNIAYLTKERGSGIAMYLLKVVLLVATFFGAIRTADLAWALGDVGLGVMVWLNMVAIAILAKPALLALKDYEQQKKQGLDPVFNPEKLGIKNADYWVHEYKAEETNKKEAI; this comes from the coding sequence GTGGAAGCTGTCGTGAATTGGCTGAATAGTGTTCTTTGGAGTTCATGGGTGATTTATACTTGCCTCGGTTTAGGTCTTATTTTTTCTATACTTACGAGATTTTTACAGGTTCGTCATATTAAAGAAATGGTTCGGTTAATGTTTAAAGGAAAAAGTTCAGATGCCGGCGTTTCTTCCTTTCAAGCTTTAGCACTTGCATTGTCAGGTCGTGTTGGAACAGGTAATATTGCTGGTACAGCTACAGCTATTGCCTTCGGGGGACCCGGTGCTGTTTTCTGGATGTGGGCTATTGCTTTTATCGGTGCATCAAGTGCATTTATCGAATCTACTTTAGCGCAAATATATAAGGTGAAACAAAACGGTGTATATCGAGGAGGTCCAGCCTATTATATTGAGAAGGGAATAGGGTGGAAGTGGTATAGTACTCTGTTTGCTTTCTCTGCCCTTATCGCAATGAGTCTTCTAATGCCTGGTATTCAGTCAAATTCTATTGCATTAGGCTTAGAGAATGCGTTTGGTGTGAAGCCTATTTACACGGCGGTTGTACTCGTTGTCTTGTTAGGCATTATTATTATAGGGGGCGTTAAGCGAATTGCGACCGTTGCGCAATATGTCGTTCCTTTTATGGCATTAGGGTACATTTTAATGTCTCTTTTCATTATTGGTTCGAACATCGCTCAGTTGCCTGCCGTTTTTTCGTTAATTTTAAAAAGTGCCTTTGCATTAGATTCTGCTTTCGGTGGTATGGTTGGAATGGCAGTGGCATGGGGAGTTAAGCGTGGTATTTATTCAAACGAAGCGGGACAAGGTACAGGCCCTCATGCTGCAGCTGCAGCCGAAGTATCACATCCGGCGAAGCAAGGATTAGTACAAGCTTTCTCCGTTTATATTGATACGCTTTTAGTGTGTTCAGCAACAGCATTTATGATTTTATTTACCGGAATGTATAATACAGAGGCACCCGATGGATCATTTTTAGTAAATAATTTGCCAGGGGTGGAGGCTGGACCAGCTTATACACAGGCAGCGATAGAAACATTTCTACCTGGCTTTGGGGCTGGCTTTGTAGCGGTTGCGTTATTCTTCTTCGCTTTTACGACAATCATGGCTTATTACTATATAGCCGAAACAAATATTGCTTATTTAACAAAAGAACGCGGCAGTGGTATCGCGATGTATTTGTTAAAAGTTGTTCTTCTTGTTGCAACATTTTTTGGAGCTATTCGAACAGCAGACTTAGCTTGGGCGCTTGGTGATGTAGGGTTAGGGGTTATGGTATGGCTTAACATGGTTGCGATTGCAATTTTAGCCAAACCGGCTTTACTTGCGCTTAAGGACTATGAGCAACAAAAGAAACAAGGCTTAGATCCTGTGTTTAACCCAGAAAAGCTTGGTATTAAAAATGCAGATTATTGGGTACATGAATATAAAGCAGAAGAAACAAATAAAAAGGAAGCTATATAA
- a CDS encoding vWA domain-containing protein, whose protein sequence is MNKNKTEIIFLLDRSGSMAGLEADTIGGFNAFITNQSKNNGDTRLTTILFDDKYEVLWNGIPAKNAKLTKTDYYVRGATALLDAVGRTIIEVGARLSKTQETERPGKIVFVITTDGMENASCEFTYQKVKELITHQQEKYNWEFVFMGANINVVEEASNLGIEQENAFQYEASQEGIQTMYSRMCHIVSERRK, encoded by the coding sequence ATGAACAAAAACAAAACAGAGATTATTTTTCTTCTAGATAGAAGTGGATCAATGGCAGGACTCGAGGCCGATACAATTGGTGGTTTTAATGCATTCATTACGAATCAAAGTAAAAACAACGGAGATACTCGTCTCACTACAATTTTATTTGACGATAAATATGAAGTACTTTGGAATGGGATTCCGGCGAAGAATGCAAAGCTAACCAAGACGGACTACTATGTGAGAGGAGCGACGGCCTTACTCGATGCGGTCGGGAGGACGATTATTGAAGTGGGAGCAAGACTTTCCAAAACACAGGAAACCGAGCGGCCTGGAAAGATAGTATTTGTCATCACAACAGATGGAATGGAAAACGCAAGTTGTGAATTTACGTATCAAAAGGTAAAAGAGCTTATCACACATCAACAGGAAAAATATAATTGGGAGTTTGTGTTTATGGGAGCTAATATTAATGTCGTAGAAGAAGCTAGCAATCTTGGAATTGAACAAGAAAATGCTTTTCAGTATGAAGCCTCTCAAGAAGGGATACAAACAATGTATAGCAGGATGTGTCATATAGTTTCTGAGAGAAGGAAATAA